From Rhodamnia argentea isolate NSW1041297 chromosome 10, ASM2092103v1, whole genome shotgun sequence, a single genomic window includes:
- the LOC115739264 gene encoding uncharacterized protein LOC115739264, which produces MNGGDADDEETLGLLPNACKVVEYLEPVMSRDLLYMFPDNSSLGFDYSQSSIWSPLLPRSHFPIDSGCFATPKKLCFGFGHEKTSAARKKKVKLSMSNKKKMMKTKKKSAKVSDSSLTPTSVACAPFAKKGWDKVLKAASKHFKKKKKKRDPTVHVKLSNYLKG; this is translated from the exons ATGAACGGAGGTGACGCCGACGACGAAGAAACCCTCGGCCTCTTGCCCAACGCCTGCAAAGTGGTGGAGTATCTGGAGCCGGTGATGTCGCGGGACCTCCTCTACATGTTCCCGGACAACTCGTCCTTGGGCTTCGACTACTCGCAGAGCTCCATCTGGTCCCCGCTCCTCCCCCGCTCCCACTTCCCCATCGATTCCGGCTGCTTCGCCACTCCGAAGAAGCTCTGCTTCGGGTTCGGTCACGAGAAGACGTCGgcggcgaggaagaagaaggttaAACTCTCGATgagcaacaagaagaagatgatgaagacgaagaagaagtcGGCGAAGGTCTCTGATTCGTCGCTGACTCCGACGAGCGTTGCCTGTGCGCCCTTCGCTAAAAAG gGCTGGGATAAGGTGCTGAAGGCAGCATCCAAGcatttcaagaagaagaagaagaagagggatcCTACGGTCCATGTGAAGCTCTCCAATTATTTGAAAGGCTGA